CGGCGACCGAGCCGGCGACCCCCACCACGAACGGAGTCGTCGTGTCGCTCTCCTGCAGGAACTCGCTGGTGGCCGCCCCGAGTTGACGGGTCGAGCTGGCGTAGAGGCTGAGCAGGCGACTCAGCGGCAGGTAGACCTCGCGCACCTCGGTGATGTCGAGGCGGTCGCCGATGCCTCGGATGCCGACCACCTCGGTCTCGGTGAGGGGCTGATCGATCCCCGCTGCGAGGCGCGCCCAATCGGCACGGTCGATCTCGCGGTACGGAGACAACGGCAGCGTCGGATCGATGGCGGTCACGGATTCATCGTAATCGGCCGGAGGGCGCGAATTTCCGCGCGCCAGGATGCGCTCGATGCAACCTTCCCGGATGCCGAACCTCAAGATCAGCGCAACGTTTACGCGAGAAAGCTCAAGCATTCGTTCCGCGGCTCCCACGGAAGCCGAGCGGCGGATAACGTGACTCGTGCGATACGGCCCTCTGGCGGGGCAATGATCCTGGGGCTGAGCCGCCCGAAGGCTCAGATGATCAGCTGGGGGCTGGAGGGCCGTACGCAACTCCCGAGCCCTCGAAGCCGCAAGATGACGCGCGTAGGCCGCTTTCAGCCGGAGACGGGATAATCACTGCATGCAGATCTCTGACCCCGATGGGGCCACCGTCACTCAGACCCCCTCCCGCCGCAAGCGTCGCTGGGTCTGGGGCATCGTCTTCGGCCTCGTCGTGGTGCTCATCGCGATCGCGGTGACGGGAGCCGTCTATCTCGGCAGCCTGGCGTCGTCATACGGCAAAGCGGACACGCTGCCATCAGCAGAGGTATTCCCCACCGAAGCGGCGAGGCCGACGCAGAGCAACCCCGAGGCGATGAACATCCTGCTGCTCGGTTCGGACTCGCGTTCAGGTCTGGGCGGCTCGCAGAGCGACATCCGCGGGCAGCGCGCCGACACCATGCTGCTCGTGCACATCCCCGCCGACCGTTCGGGCGTTCAGGTCATCTCGTTCATGCGCGACAACTGGGTGCCGATCCCGGGCTACGGCAACGGCAAGCTGAACGCGGCGCTGGCCTTCGGCGGCACGCCACTGCTCGTGCAGACGCTGGAAGAGATCACCGACGTGCGCATCGACCACGTGGCGATCACCGACTTCGAGGGATTCAAGGGCCTGAGCGAGGCTCTCGGCGGGGTCACGGTGAACAACGCCGTCGCCTTCAAGGAAGGCAAGTACTCCTTCGCCCAGGGACCCATCGAGTTGCGTGGCGACCAGGCGCTCGAGTACGTGCGCGCCCGCTACCCGTTCCCAGACGGCGACTACCAGCGCGTGCGCAACCAGCAGGCGTTCATCAAGGGCATGCTCGACAAGCTGGTCAGCCGAGAGACGCTCACCGACCCGGGCCGCATCTCGGCGTCGGTCGACGCGCTCGCGCCGTACCTGGCGGTCGACGAGGGCTTGGATGCGGGCTCGGTGGCATCCCTCGGTTTCAGCCTGCGCGAGGTCGACAAGAGCGAGATTCTCTTCCTCACCTCGCCGACCCTCGGCACCGACATGGTCGGCGACCAGTCGATCGTGCGCCCCGACTTCGTCGGCCTCGCCGCCCTGTCGCAGGCGCTGAAGAACGACACGGTGCCGCAGTACGTCGCCGAGCATCCCGCCAAGTGATCGCGAAGCTGCGGCTGCCCGACTGACCGGCGCGGTCGCCCGGTAGCATCGGAGTCGTGCGTGTACTCCTCACCGGCGGTGCCGGCTACATCGGATCCCATGTCGCTCTCGTGCTGCTCGAGCGCGGCGACGACGTCATCGTCGTCGACGACTTCTCGAACAGCAGTCCCGAGTCGCTGCGGCGGGTCGAGAAGCTGACCGGGAAGTCGGTGCAGGTGATCGAGGCGGATCTCGCCGATCGGGCGGCAGCGGATGTCGCGCTCGCCGACGTCGACTTCGACGCCGTCATCCACTTCGCCGGGCTCAAGGCCGTCGGCGAGTCGGTGGCGCAGCCGTCGCGGTACTTCCGCACCAACCTCAACTCGACGCTCAACCTGCTCGACATCATGCGCGAGAAGAATGTGCGCAAGCTCGTCTTCAGCTCGTCGGCGACGGTCTACGGCACCCCGGATGCCGGGGTCGAGCGCCTCGACGAGAACCAGCCGGTCGGCGTCGGCATCACCAACCCCTACGGCCGCACGAAGGCGTTCATCGAGCAGATCATCGCCGACGTTCAGGTCGCGTGGCCCGAGCTCGAGGCGGTGCTGCTGCGCTACTTCAACCCGGTGGGTGCGCACCCGTCCGGCGAGATCGGTGAGGACCCCGCCGGCATCCCGAACAACCTGATGCCCTTCGTGGCGCAGGTGGCGGTCGGCCGACGGGAGAAGCTCTCGGTGTTCGGCGACCAGTACCCCACCGCCGACGGCACGGGTGTGCGCGATTACATCCACGTCATGGACCTCGCCGAGGGGCACGTCGCCGCTCTCGCTCATCTCTCCCCCGGTGTCGAGGCGTACAACCTCGGTTCGGGCGAGGGCTCGAGCGTGCTCGAGGTCGTACGCGCGTACGCCGAGGCGAGTGGGCGCGAGATCCCCTACGAGATCGTCGAAGCCCGCGCCGGAGATCTTGCCACCACCATCGCCGACCCGGCGAAGGCGAACGCGGAGCTCGACTGGCGCACCACCCGCTCGCTGGCCGACGCGTGCCGCGACTCATGGGCGTGGCAGGTCAAGAACCCGAACGGCTTCGCGTCGCAGGCGTGAGCCTGTTCACGAAGAGGCAATGCCGTGTCCGACTCTGAGAGCAGCAAGCGTCCTGGCCTGCGGCGCGCGGATCTCCGACGCCTGCGCGAGGCTCTGACGAGAGGCCAGGTCGGCGTTCCCGGCGCAGTGTCACCCGCGCCGGCCGTTCCCCCGGCTGCCGCCGCCCGTCCCACCCCGCCGATCGCGCCCGGCGGTGACGGCGGGACGGTCATGACCGTGTGCACGGGCAACATCTGCCGCTCTCCGATGGGCGAGGTGCTGCTGCGTTCCGCGCTCGCAGACCTCGGCGTGCGCGTGCACAGTGCCGGCACACATGCGCTCGTTGACGAGGGCATGACCGCGCAAGCGCTGCAGCTGGCGATCGGGCATGGGGCGGATCCCGCGGCCTCGGGCGACCACCGTGCCCGGCTGCTGACCGGACCGCTGCTGACCGAGACCGACATCGTGCTGACGATGGCGCGCGAGCACCGCTCGCACGTAGTGCAGATGATGCCCGCACTGCTGCACCGCACCTTCACTCTGCGCGAGTTCGCGCGCCTGGCGGCGACGCTCACCGACGACGAGGTGCGCGAGGGCGTCGCTTCGGCCGTCCCGGCTGCGGGAGCGCGGCTGCAGGCCCTGGCGCGCCTGATCGGCAGCCAGCGCGGCATGGTGCCCGCCGAACCCGACAACGACGACGTGATCGACCCCTACCGCCGCTCGCGGAAGACATACGACCTGTCAGCGTCGCAGCTCGTGCCCGCGGTGAGCGAGGCGGCGCGGGCGATCCGCGCGGCGCTCAGCTAAACACCCTCGGTCGTTGAGCGGACGCAGCTTGTCGAAACGAGTCCCGCCGTGAGCCCACAGCCCCCGGAGACCGCAACCGCCCACCCTCACCTCACTCTCGGCGCCCGCCTCTTCCTCATGCCTACGCCGTCGCCCTCGGCTGATCGTATGGCTACCGGTGTCGGACGCATCGAAAGCAACGGGCATCGTCTTCGTTATCGCTCGGTGGATAGCGATCTCACCCGCCACCTTTCCCCCGACGACCTCGACCGTCTTCGAGCTTCTGGTCAACATCGTGCTGTTCGTACCGCTGGGTCTTCTCACCTCCGTCGGATGGCGGTGTGTTCGGCCATGGAGCATGGTCCTGCTGGGCTTGGCAATCAGCGTCACGATAGCGCTCGTTCAAATGCTGCCGAGCCGGCTCCTGATGATCTCCGACGTGATCGCCAACGCTTTGGCCACCGCGCTCGGGTGCCTGATAGCTCGCGGCTCGTTCGGCGCCATCGGCGGCGCCCGACGCTAGCCGAGCCGACGTCCATGACGTGAAACGAGACGATCTCCGCACAGTGGGGCAAGTTGATCCGTCGGCAGGTACGCCGCGAGCATCTCCCAAAGAACGCGAGGCGAGACGCGTGCGCGGTGGCCTTCACGAGGTCGGCATGCTGTTGCGGGGTCCCGGCACCACCGGGGGTCGTCGCCTGAGGGAACGAATGGTCAGTGTAGCCTCGGTCATCCGGTCGGCGTCGTGGGCGGTCAGGCGGCCGTATAGCCTCCACGGGCCTGCTAAGTTGCACGAACGGGCGGCCTGAAAAGGAACCTGAAACGGCGCGAGAGGCGGTACAGCATGATTGAACCCGCTGCCGAGATGACGGCGACCGCAAGGGGCGCGACGGCTTGCGTTGCGGGCAGGTCTACGACCCTGGTAAAGGTAAGTGCTTCCACGGCGAAAAGCATGATGCCCGGGTGAAACACGTACACACCGATCGTGTCTTCGCCGAGCGTTTCAAACGGCTTCGATGCCCGCGTCCTTGTGATGAGCGCGGCAACGGAGAGAGCAAGTGGCACCGCCAAGACTGGTAAGACCGCATTGGCGATGTTGAGGGTCGACCTCCCGCCCATTAGAGACGCGGTCCCGACTGATGCCCATGCAACGAACCACCCCAAACATGTGAGAGCGCTCGTCTGTTCGACCCGACTTCGAATCGTCGAGGAGGCGTGGCACCCGACGAGAAAGTAGACGAGGTACTGCGCCATGTGATCGAGCCCCCCACGAGCCGGTGCCAACCAGTTGCATCGCGAAAACTGTCGATAGCGCCCCGCTTAGTGAGACTTGTATCCCCACCGGAACCCGCCGCAGTGCCCACGTCAAACTAAAGAACACGGCCAGGGCGGCGAAATACCAGAGGAAGCCGCTGCCCTTGATAGTCTCTTGGATCCATGAAAGAGCGGCTTCTGCGGGCGTCAATCCCGAGAACGGCGAAAAGTCAATCTGCACGGGTATGTAGATAAGGCTCCAAACTATGTAGAGGTACACGAACGGATAGACCTTCTCGTCGAAGACTTCTCGCCAACTGCGGTGGAACGTCCTGCTCGCGAACAGTCCGGAGAGCAGGAAGAAGGTCGGCATGCGAACAGTAGCCAGCGCGTGCCCGGCAACAGCCCAGAGCGGATGCACAGCTCCTTCTGCTCTGATTTGAATCTCGACATGTCCCAGAACCACTAGCAGGATCGTAAAGCCTTTGGCCGTGCTTATCCAGGCGATTCTGTTCGTCGCGCCAGGCTGAAAACGGTGCATCCAAGGCTTCCTAACACTGGTGGAGCAATCATCAGCCTACCGCGCCAATTTCGAGGGTGGTCGATGCCCATGCGCGAACGTAGACGTAGAGTAACTTCACGTTGTTCGGCTCATCGCATCCGAGGGCGGAGGGGGCCTGAATCCCCGGCATCGAACAGCGATCTGGCGATGTAGTGCGTGAGGTTACCGTGGCCGAGAGCTCAGCCGCAGAGGCCCACCAGCCGAACATTGATCGCTTCCGTGGGCACACTGCTGGGGCGAGGCGGTCGAAGAACACGACGATGTCCGCGCCGCGTTGGTTGAGCGTGCGGCGGAGTTGCTGACTATGCTGCCTTCGCGAACAGGGCGCCCCGGCGTCAGGTCGCTCCGGATCTGGGCATCGGTCGGTCAACAACGGACTGAGCGGTGACGTGGGATCGGCCGCCGAGGTACAACGGGCGGCTGAGCCAACGGCGTTCACGCCGTTCGAGCAGCGGGTGGGTGTTCTGCTAGAGGCGCACCGGGCCATGCCCGCGACGGTGATCCGTCAACCAGCGAGCGAACCCTACCTAAACGATCGCCTAGTCTCCATCGACTGCTCATATG
The window above is part of the Microbacterium sp. nov. GSS16 genome. Proteins encoded here:
- a CDS encoding LCP family protein, translated to MQISDPDGATVTQTPSRRKRRWVWGIVFGLVVVLIAIAVTGAVYLGSLASSYGKADTLPSAEVFPTEAARPTQSNPEAMNILLLGSDSRSGLGGSQSDIRGQRADTMLLVHIPADRSGVQVISFMRDNWVPIPGYGNGKLNAALAFGGTPLLVQTLEEITDVRIDHVAITDFEGFKGLSEALGGVTVNNAVAFKEGKYSFAQGPIELRGDQALEYVRARYPFPDGDYQRVRNQQAFIKGMLDKLVSRETLTDPGRISASVDALAPYLAVDEGLDAGSVASLGFSLREVDKSEILFLTSPTLGTDMVGDQSIVRPDFVGLAALSQALKNDTVPQYVAEHPAK
- the galE gene encoding UDP-glucose 4-epimerase GalE, encoding MRVLLTGGAGYIGSHVALVLLERGDDVIVVDDFSNSSPESLRRVEKLTGKSVQVIEADLADRAAADVALADVDFDAVIHFAGLKAVGESVAQPSRYFRTNLNSTLNLLDIMREKNVRKLVFSSSATVYGTPDAGVERLDENQPVGVGITNPYGRTKAFIEQIIADVQVAWPELEAVLLRYFNPVGAHPSGEIGEDPAGIPNNLMPFVAQVAVGRREKLSVFGDQYPTADGTGVRDYIHVMDLAEGHVAALAHLSPGVEAYNLGSGEGSSVLEVVRAYAEASGREIPYEIVEARAGDLATTIADPAKANAELDWRTTRSLADACRDSWAWQVKNPNGFASQA
- a CDS encoding arsenate reductase/protein-tyrosine-phosphatase family protein; translation: MSDSESSKRPGLRRADLRRLREALTRGQVGVPGAVSPAPAVPPAAAARPTPPIAPGGDGGTVMTVCTGNICRSPMGEVLLRSALADLGVRVHSAGTHALVDEGMTAQALQLAIGHGADPAASGDHRARLLTGPLLTETDIVLTMAREHRSHVVQMMPALLHRTFTLREFARLAATLTDDEVREGVASAVPAAGARLQALARLIGSQRGMVPAEPDNDDVIDPYRRSRKTYDLSASQLVPAVSEAARAIRAALS
- a CDS encoding VanZ family protein — its product is MSDASKATGIVFVIARWIAISPATFPPTTSTVFELLVNIVLFVPLGLLTSVGWRCVRPWSMVLLGLAISVTIALVQMLPSRLLMISDVIANALATALGCLIARGSFGAIGGARR
- a CDS encoding acyltransferase family protein, whose protein sequence is MHRFQPGATNRIAWISTAKGFTILLVVLGHVEIQIRAEGAVHPLWAVAGHALATVRMPTFFLLSGLFASRTFHRSWREVFDEKVYPFVYLYIVWSLIYIPVQIDFSPFSGLTPAEAALSWIQETIKGSGFLWYFAALAVFFSLTWALRRVPVGIQVSLSGALSTVFAMQLVGTGSWGARSHGAVPRLLSRRVPRLLDDSKSGRTDERSHMFGVVRCMGISRDRVSNGREVDPQHRQCGLTSLGGATCSLRCRAHHKDAGIEAV